A region of the Denitrificimonas caeni genome:
AACGGGGCAGGGGTTGCTGTTACTGATGAAGAAAAGCAAGTAGCTGTTGCCAGCGGTGAGGCTTTACCGGTCTCAGGTGCTGAGCTAGAAGATGATGTGCGTCGCCATGAGTTTCGTTTGATTGCCCAAGCCTTGCAGGCCGAACAAGGCCGCCGCGAGCGCACTGCCCAACGACTGGGAATAAGCCCGCGCACACTGCGTTATAAACTGGCGCAAATGCGAGAGCTGGCAGAGTTTAGAGCTTTATTGGAAGGCTAGCGCTGTCTGTGGCGGCAGTGACAATGTGCAAGACTTCCTGCAGCGCTGCAACTGGGTTTATTTGCTACACTGCGCGGATATTTCCAATCCAAACAATGAGCCGTTTATGTTGCAAGACGATACAGACAGTGTGGCTAAAAGTATTGCCGATGCTTTAGCGCAGCGTATTATCTGTGGCGAGCTGCAGGGTGGCTTTGCGTTGCGCGAGGTTGCCATTGCTGAGCAGTATCAAGTCAGCCGCAGTTCCGTGCGTGAAGCACTGCTGTTATTGCAGCGCAGTTACCTCGTCGATATTTATCCGCGACGTGGTGCACAAGTACGCATACTTACTGCACAAAATGTGCAAGATCTGTATGACTTAAGCACCGAGTTATATATATTGCTGGGCACTTTGTTGGCGCAGCGTTGGCAAACGCCAGGGCAGTTGTTGCCGTTTGTAGAACTGCGGCGCGCCATGCAGCAAAGCGTACAAAACAATGCTACAGAGAAGTTTATACAACACTGCTTTGCGGTCATTGAAGTCGCCGCCCCAGTTGTTGATAACCCGTATTTACAGCAGGCCTTAGCCAATATAGTGCCGGCAGTGAGCCGTACTTATTATTCAGCTTTCAAGCAGCGGAGTACTGAAATGGCGCAATTTACGCGTATTTTTGATCAGCTATTGGTCGCTGTGCAGGGACGTCAAGTGGATGATATTCGTGTTTTGGTCAAATCTTATGCGCAAAAAAACTGCCATTTAATCCTCAGTGCTCTACCTGAGGCTTGCTGATTTATGCGTCTGAAATGCATCCGTTTAGCGGGTTTTAAATCCTTTGTTGATCCAACGACTGCCAGCTTTCCCAGCAATATGACTGCGGTGGTGGGGCCTAACGGCTGTGGTAAGTCCAATATTATTGATGCAGTGCGCTGGGTGCTGGGTGAAAGCTCGGCGAAAAACCTGCGCGGCGAGTCGATGACTGATGTGATCTTCAATGGCTCCAATACCCGCAAGCCGGTGGCGCAAGCCAGCATTGAACTGGTGTTTGATAACAGCGACGGCAGCTTGCTGGGTGAATATGCCAGTTACGCAGAAATTTCCATTCGCCGCCGCGTCACCCGTGAAGCGCAAAGTACCTATTATTTAAACGGGGTTAAATGTCGGCGCCGTGATATTACTGATATTTTCCTCGGTACCGGTCTTGGCCCGCGCAGTTATGCCATTGTTGAACAGGGCATGATTTCGCGCTTGGTGGAAGCACGCCCCGATGATCTGCGTATCTTTATTGAAGAAGCTGCTGGTATTTCCAAATACAAAGAGCGCCGCCGCGAAACGGAAAACCGTATTCGCCGTACCCAAGAAAACCTTGAGCGCTTGCTGGATTTGCGTGAAGAGTTGGGGCGACAAATCGAGCGTTTACAACGCCAAGCCAGTGCTGCAGAAAAGTACCAAGAATACAAAGCTGAAGAACATCACTTAAGTGCACAACTCACCGCACTGCGCTGGCAGCAACTCAATGGCCAAGCCGGTGAACATGAAAGGCTGATTCGCGAATTAGAAACAGCGCTAGAAGCCTGCATTGCCGAGCAGCGCCAAGCCGATGCCAAGATTGAACTGCTGCGTGATGGCCATCACGATTTGTCGGAGACCTTTAACCGTGTGCAAGGGCGTTTTTATGCCATAGGTGCAGATATTGCCCGCCATGAGCAAAGTATCCAGCATGCCCAGCAACGCTTAGCCCAGTTGCAAGACGATTTGCGCGAAGCGGAGCGAGCACGCCTGGAAACGGAAAGCCACTTAGCCAGTGATCGTGAACTATTGGCCCGTTTGACCGATGAATTACAGGTCCTCACCGAGCAGCAAGCCGAAGCTGAGTTGAATGAGGAATGCTCAGCAGCGGCCTTTTTACAGGCCGAAGAAGCCATGCACGATTGGCAAGAGCGCTGGAACATATCCACCGAGCAGAGTGCGCAGCCCCGCAGTGCCGCCGGTGTGCAGCGAGCGCGGATTGATCAGTTAGAAGACAGCAGCCAGCGCTTAATCAGCCGCGAGCAGCGCTTGCGCGATGAGCAGCACAGCCTGCAAGACGACCCGCAAGCGGAGTCTCTAGAAGAGCTGCAGGACCGCGTGGATGAAGCGCAAGCCCATTTAGACGAATTATCGGCCACCCAGCAATTACAAACGGCGCAGCTAGAAGATACCCAAGCGCACTTGAACGAGAAAAACCAACAGCAACAACAGCTGCAAGGCCAATTACAACGCCTGCAGGGGCGTATTTCGGCTTTAGAAGCGCTGCAACAAGCAGCGCTCAATCCTGACCAGGGCGTACAGGAGTGGCTGGAGCAGCAGCAATTACAACAGCAGCCACGCGTGCTGGACGGTTTAAAAGTTGCAGCGGGCTGGGAGTTGGCTGTGGAAACGGTACTGGCCGCTGACTTGCAAGCGGTGCAGGTGGACAGCTGGACTGATCTGGATGTAAGCAGTTTAAACAGCGGGCACTTGCGTTTAGTTAGCAACAGCGCAGGCGTTGCGCCGGTAAAAAACAGTTTGCTCAGTAAAGTGGTGTCAGCCGCGTTGGATGTGTCGCCCTGGCTGGCGCAGGTGTATGCCGTGCACACTTTGGATGAAGCATTGCAGCTGCGCCCACAGCTAAACAGCGGTGAAAGCGTGGTCAGTCAGGATGGCTATTGGTTGGCGGCGCACTTTCTTACTGTGCAGCGCGGGGATGAGCAAGGCAGCGGCGTGCTGGCCCGTGCGCAAGAATTGGACGCTTTATTATTAAGCGTCGCCGAGCTGGAAGAGCAGCAATTGCACTTAGAAGAACAACTGCAAGCGCTGCAGCACACACGGCAAACCGTGCAAGAGCAGAGCGAACAATTACGCCGAGATGAGCAGAGCGCACATCGAACCTTAAGTGAATTAAAAAGCCAGCTCGCAGCCAAAGTTGCGCGGGTTGAACAGCTGCAATTACGCCGCAGCGCCATCGCTGCCGAACTGGAAGAAGTGACAGAACAACAACAGTTTGAAGGCGAACAGATCGGCGAAGCGCGGCTGTTATTGCAAGATGCACTGGATGCCATGGCCAACGCCGAACAGCAACAACAACAGCTGCAAGCCGAGCAAGGGCAGTTGCGCAGTCAGTTTGAACAGTTACGCCAGCAGGCGCGGCAGGATAAAAACACTCAGCATCAGCTGGCGCTGCGCATCAGCACCTTGACCACTCAGCAGCGCTCAACTGAACAAGCCCTGCAGCGTTTAGAGCAACAGTGCGCGCAGGCCAATCAGCGCCGTGAACAGCTGAACTTAAACCTTGAGGAAGGTGAGTCACCGATTGATGAGTTGCGTGCGCAGTTGGAGGAATTACTGCACACACGTTTAGCCATTGACGATGAATTGCGCGCCGCGCGCACCGCCCTAGAAGAAGCTGACACGCAGATGCGTGAGGCAGAGAAACTGCGCAGCCAAGCCGAACAGCGAGCGCAGGGCGTGCGCGAACAGTTGGAACAACAGCGCCTCACTTTGCAGACCTTAACGGTGCAAAAAGAGACCTTTAACCAGCAATTACAAGCGGTGCAGCTGGATGTGCATCAGTTACTCGAACACTTACCGGCAGGTGCGCAGATCAGTGTTTGGGAGCAGCAATTGAGCGCGGTGGCCACACGTATTGAGCGTTTGGGCGCGATTAACCTTGCTGCCATTGACGAGTACCGCCAGCAATCGGAGCGTAAAACCTACTTAGATGCGCAAAACGATGATCTGGTGGAGGCTTTGGATACGCTGGAAAACGTGATCCGTAAAATCGATCGCGAAACCCGTAACCGCTTTAAAGAAACCTTTGATCTGATCAATAGCGGTTTACAAGAGCTGTTCCCGAAAGTCTTTGGCGGCGGTCACGCCAGTTTAGAAATGACCGGCGATGACTTGCTCAGCACCGGTGTGGCGATTATGGCGCGGCCACCGGGTAAGAAAAACAGCACCATTCATTTACTCTCCGGCGGCGAAAAAGCCCTGACGGCACTGGCGTTAGTGTTTGCCATCTTCCAGCTCAATCCCGCACCTTTTTGCATGCTCGATGAAGTCGACGCGCCACTGGATGACGCCAACGTGGTGCGTTACTCACGTTTGGTTAAAGAAATGTCGGAGAAAGTGCAGTTTATTTACATCACCCACAACAAAATCGCCATGGAAATGGCCGACCAGTTACTGGGCGTCACTATGCACGAACCTGGCTGCTCACGCTTGGTAACGGTGAATGTGGAAGAAGCCGCCGCGCTGGCGGAGAGTTAAGTGATAGCGAGTATCCAGCTTGAAAATAAGCGACATGCATGAGTAGCAGTTAAAGGAATAGCTGTATTTTACAGCTAAAGACTTCAATGTTTAGAGGTTTATATTGATGTAAGAGTGTTGGCTCGAGCGGTAAATTGGGCATGTGCCCCACCAGGCGTAAGCTGGTGGGAACCTTATTGCGTTAAAGCAACGCTCTTTCTACCCAGTCAAGCCGATCCTGCCCAAAGAACATTTCGCTCGCTACGAAACAAGTGGGTGCGCCAAAAACACCTCGGGAAACGGCTTCCTCTGTGGTTTTTTTGAGTTGTTCCTTCACCTCCGGAGTATTACTGAGTTCCAGTACTTCGACTGGGTCAAATCCTGCATCAGTTAGCACTTGCGAGACAACCTCTAGATCGTTCAAGTTTTTCTTGTCCACCCAAAGCGCAGTGAAAATCGCGGTGAGGTAATCCCCAAAGCGTGGACTCTGTAGATAGCCTGTGGCTCC
Encoded here:
- a CDS encoding GntR family transcriptional regulator, which encodes MLQDDTDSVAKSIADALAQRIICGELQGGFALREVAIAEQYQVSRSSVREALLLLQRSYLVDIYPRRGAQVRILTAQNVQDLYDLSTELYILLGTLLAQRWQTPGQLLPFVELRRAMQQSVQNNATEKFIQHCFAVIEVAAPVVDNPYLQQALANIVPAVSRTYYSAFKQRSTEMAQFTRIFDQLLVAVQGRQVDDIRVLVKSYAQKNCHLILSALPEAC
- the smc gene encoding chromosome segregation protein SMC, with the translated sequence MRLKCIRLAGFKSFVDPTTASFPSNMTAVVGPNGCGKSNIIDAVRWVLGESSAKNLRGESMTDVIFNGSNTRKPVAQASIELVFDNSDGSLLGEYASYAEISIRRRVTREAQSTYYLNGVKCRRRDITDIFLGTGLGPRSYAIVEQGMISRLVEARPDDLRIFIEEAAGISKYKERRRETENRIRRTQENLERLLDLREELGRQIERLQRQASAAEKYQEYKAEEHHLSAQLTALRWQQLNGQAGEHERLIRELETALEACIAEQRQADAKIELLRDGHHDLSETFNRVQGRFYAIGADIARHEQSIQHAQQRLAQLQDDLREAERARLETESHLASDRELLARLTDELQVLTEQQAEAELNEECSAAAFLQAEEAMHDWQERWNISTEQSAQPRSAAGVQRARIDQLEDSSQRLISREQRLRDEQHSLQDDPQAESLEELQDRVDEAQAHLDELSATQQLQTAQLEDTQAHLNEKNQQQQQLQGQLQRLQGRISALEALQQAALNPDQGVQEWLEQQQLQQQPRVLDGLKVAAGWELAVETVLAADLQAVQVDSWTDLDVSSLNSGHLRLVSNSAGVAPVKNSLLSKVVSAALDVSPWLAQVYAVHTLDEALQLRPQLNSGESVVSQDGYWLAAHFLTVQRGDEQGSGVLARAQELDALLLSVAELEEQQLHLEEQLQALQHTRQTVQEQSEQLRRDEQSAHRTLSELKSQLAAKVARVEQLQLRRSAIAAELEEVTEQQQFEGEQIGEARLLLQDALDAMANAEQQQQQLQAEQGQLRSQFEQLRQQARQDKNTQHQLALRISTLTTQQRSTEQALQRLEQQCAQANQRREQLNLNLEEGESPIDELRAQLEELLHTRLAIDDELRAARTALEEADTQMREAEKLRSQAEQRAQGVREQLEQQRLTLQTLTVQKETFNQQLQAVQLDVHQLLEHLPAGAQISVWEQQLSAVATRIERLGAINLAAIDEYRQQSERKTYLDAQNDDLVEALDTLENVIRKIDRETRNRFKETFDLINSGLQELFPKVFGGGHASLEMTGDDLLSTGVAIMARPPGKKNSTIHLLSGGEKALTALALVFAIFQLNPAPFCMLDEVDAPLDDANVVRYSRLVKEMSEKVQFIYITHNKIAMEMADQLLGVTMHEPGCSRLVTVNVEEAAALAES
- a CDS encoding 2-hydroxychromene-2-carboxylate isomerase — its product is MNKTIDVYFDVGSPASYLAWTQLPTLAERNNASINWKPILLGGVFKATGNQSPITIPAKGRYTAIDLMRFAKKYDVKFEFNPHFPINTLQLMRGATGYLQSPRFGDYLTAIFTALWVDKKNLNDLEVVSQVLTDAGFDPVEVLELSNTPEVKEQLKKTTEEAVSRGVFGAPTCFVASEMFFGQDRLDWVERALL